A single genomic interval of Candidatus Bathyarchaeum sp. harbors:
- a CDS encoding 50S ribosomal protein L44e codes for MNTPKEVNTYCPKCQSHKVHAVSLYKAGKRRALAKGERAHALREKKGYGGQKFPRQRKFAKVTKKMTLRLKCKTCGYMRHKKGMRLKKLAIV; via the coding sequence ATGAATACTCCAAAAGAAGTAAACACATACTGCCCGAAATGTCAGTCTCATAAAGTTCACGCAGTTTCTTTGTACAAGGCAGGCAAAAGAAGAGCCCTAGCCAAAGGTGAGCGCGCTCACGCATTGCGAGAAAAGAAAGGCTATGGTGGACAAAAATTCCCTCGTCAAAGAAAATTTGCAAAAGTAACCAAGAAAATGACCTTAAGACTCAAGTGTAAAACTTGTGGTTATATGCGTCACAAGAAAGGTATGCGCCTTAAGAAGTTGGCCATCGTCTAA
- a CDS encoding 30S ribosomal protein S27e: MMSEWDKVIPKPNSSFYRIKCPDCGNEQFVFSHATTSVCCNVCSAVLAEPSGGKVAVKGEITAELE, encoded by the coding sequence ATAATGAGCGAATGGGATAAAGTTATACCAAAACCTAACAGCAGTTTCTATAGAATAAAATGTCCGGACTGTGGAAATGAGCAATTTGTTTTCAGTCATGCTACAACATCTGTTTGCTGTAATGTTTGCAGTGCAGTGTTGGCCGAACCTTCCGGTGGAAAGGTCGCAGTCAAGGGCGAAATTACTGCCGAATTAGAGTAA
- a CDS encoding translation initiation factor IF-2 subunit alpha, producing MSLRRPEWPEVGDLVIATVVQITDYGAYVRLDEYDKEGLLHVSEVASRWVRNIRDYVREGQKVVLKVLRVQADKGHVDLSRRRVTKRDKKEKIQSWKKDRKAESLLRTASEKLDISFEEVYEKAGALIENAFGALYEGLEKTAKDGVDVLLELGIDKNIADTLTEIAMEKIQVSLVNVKGILELQNFNPKGVMVIKDTLKHAKKVGEEEGAEMSLYLVSPPKYRIVVAAEDYKSAESILEKTTTSAVDYITNHGGTGSFRRER from the coding sequence ATGAGTCTAAGAAGACCTGAATGGCCTGAAGTAGGTGATTTGGTAATTGCTACCGTTGTGCAAATTACCGATTATGGAGCTTATGTCAGGCTTGATGAGTATGACAAGGAAGGTCTTTTGCATGTTTCTGAAGTTGCTTCCCGTTGGGTCCGAAACATTCGGGATTATGTTCGGGAAGGCCAAAAAGTTGTTTTGAAAGTTTTGCGTGTTCAAGCAGACAAAGGCCATGTTGACCTTTCTCGTAGAAGAGTAACAAAGCGGGATAAAAAAGAAAAGATTCAGTCTTGGAAAAAAGATCGAAAAGCTGAAAGTTTGCTTCGGACTGCTTCTGAGAAATTGGACATTTCTTTTGAGGAAGTCTATGAAAAAGCGGGAGCTTTAATTGAGAACGCTTTTGGGGCTTTGTATGAGGGTTTGGAAAAGACTGCAAAAGATGGTGTTGATGTTTTACTTGAGTTAGGCATCGACAAAAACATCGCAGATACTTTGACAGAGATTGCTATGGAAAAAATTCAGGTTTCTTTGGTTAATGTTAAAGGAATTCTGGAGTTACAGAATTTTAATCCTAAGGGTGTTATGGTCATCAAAGACACTTTGAAACACGCCAAGAAAGTTGGTGAAGAAGAAGGCGCCGAGATGAGCCTTTATCTTGTTTCTCCTCCAAAGTATCGAATTGTTGTTGCTGCAGAAGATTATAAAAGTGCAGAAAGCATTTTAGAAAAAACCACCACTTCTGCTGTTGATTACATTACAAATCATGGCGGTACCGGCTCTTTTAGACGAGAACGGTAA
- a CDS encoding YHS domain-containing protein, which yields MPRDPVCGVNLNEKTAKYKITHDGETYYFCSVKCKKKFKRNRDKFTQ from the coding sequence ATGCCAAGAGACCCCGTGTGCGGCGTAAATTTGAACGAAAAAACTGCCAAATACAAAATCACTCATGACGGTGAAACATACTATTTCTGTAGCGTTAAATGTAAAAAGAAATTCAAACGCAACCGCGACAAATTCACCCAATAA
- a CDS encoding NAD(P)/FAD-dependent oxidoreductase, protein MMNFDVIIVGAGPAGIFSALELADKTDLKVLLLDRGSSIDKRKCPASRGLGCLNCDPCSLLAGWGGAGAFSDGKLTLSTEVGGWLNEYCSEESELWDLLHYVDDKYIEYGATKHLYSVDQQTFEELEHKASLAGLKLVQQKVRHMGTEKCAETLRMMREHIADKVDIRMRSNVKTLLVEDGKIQGVETTDGEKFYAKYVILAPGRIGAQWLKTEAELLGLKTLNNPVDIGVRVELQAAVMSNLTKKLYEPKLIYHSKSFDDQVRTFCVSPLGEVITESYDGVLTVNGQSYAERKTKNTNFAILVSTSFTEPFREPIAYGKYIARLSNLLSGSVIVQRLGDLKAGRRSTQARIKRSLCVPTLKNAVPGDLSFVLPYRYLSDIKEMLQALDKISPGVYSNDTLLYGVEVKFYSTRLELTRKLETKIKNVFTIGDGAGVSRGLIQASASGVMVATEIAKREKQNK, encoded by the coding sequence TTGATGAATTTCGACGTTATAATTGTAGGTGCTGGTCCGGCTGGAATCTTTTCTGCACTTGAGTTAGCCGACAAAACAGACCTTAAAGTCTTGCTTTTGGACAGAGGCTCATCCATAGACAAAAGAAAATGCCCAGCCAGCCGCGGATTAGGCTGTTTAAACTGTGATCCATGCTCCCTTTTGGCAGGTTGGGGAGGCGCTGGCGCATTCAGTGACGGAAAACTTACTTTATCCACAGAAGTTGGTGGATGGCTCAATGAATACTGCAGTGAAGAATCAGAACTTTGGGATCTTTTGCATTATGTTGACGACAAATACATCGAGTATGGTGCAACTAAACACCTTTACAGTGTTGATCAACAAACTTTTGAAGAACTAGAACACAAAGCATCCCTTGCTGGACTCAAACTAGTTCAACAAAAAGTCCGTCATATGGGAACAGAAAAATGTGCAGAAACCCTTCGCATGATGCGTGAACATATCGCAGATAAAGTAGACATTCGAATGCGAAGCAACGTCAAAACACTCCTAGTAGAAGACGGCAAAATCCAAGGAGTAGAAACCACCGACGGCGAAAAATTCTATGCAAAATACGTTATTTTGGCGCCGGGACGAATTGGCGCACAATGGCTTAAAACTGAAGCAGAACTTTTGGGACTGAAAACCCTGAACAACCCAGTAGACATCGGTGTTCGCGTTGAACTCCAAGCTGCGGTTATGTCAAATCTTACCAAGAAACTGTATGAGCCTAAACTGATTTATCATTCTAAATCCTTTGATGACCAGGTTCGAACCTTCTGTGTGTCTCCATTGGGAGAGGTAATCACAGAATCCTATGACGGCGTTTTAACAGTAAACGGACAAAGCTACGCCGAACGCAAAACCAAAAACACAAACTTTGCCATTTTGGTTAGCACTTCTTTCACTGAACCTTTCCGGGAACCAATCGCCTACGGCAAATACATTGCCAGGCTTTCAAACTTGCTCAGTGGAAGCGTAATTGTTCAAAGGCTAGGCGACCTCAAAGCGGGTCGGCGCTCAACTCAAGCTAGAATAAAACGTAGCCTTTGTGTTCCAACCTTGAAGAACGCGGTTCCGGGTGACTTGAGTTTTGTTTTGCCTTACCGTTATTTGTCGGACATCAAAGAAATGCTCCAAGCACTAGACAAAATCTCACCTGGAGTTTACTCAAACGACACGTTACTGTATGGAGTTGAAGTCAAATTCTATTCCACACGCCTTGAGCTAACTCGCAAGTTAGAAACCAAAATCAAAAACGTGTTCACAATCGGTGACGGCGCAGGAGTAAGCCGAGGACTAATCCAAGCCTCAGCCTCGGGTGTCATGGTCGCCACCGAAATTGCCAAACGTGAAAAACAAAACAAATAG
- a CDS encoding proteasome assembly chaperone 4 family protein, translating into MSRAKITKHELEEKDTAFYSVLLETANANQLFLSETEDKLGTLAVAMPHPKKLVGSPVSSVLLGDRNMMITRLLAEILAEKTEKMSLVSVFVKSLNEQEVAPILKKLLDDTLKKLAEN; encoded by the coding sequence TTGTCACGGGCAAAAATAACAAAACATGAGCTTGAGGAAAAAGATACTGCATTTTATTCTGTTTTGTTGGAAACTGCAAATGCTAATCAACTGTTTCTTAGCGAGACTGAAGATAAACTAGGAACCTTAGCGGTCGCTATGCCTCACCCTAAAAAGTTGGTGGGTTCTCCTGTTTCTTCGGTGCTTTTGGGGGATCGCAATATGATGATTACTCGGCTTTTGGCGGAGATTTTGGCTGAAAAAACTGAAAAAATGAGTTTGGTTTCTGTTTTTGTTAAATCTCTTAATGAACAAGAAGTTGCTCCAATTCTTAAGAAACTGTTAGATGATACCCTCAAAAAATTAGCAGAAAACTAA
- a CDS encoding AAA family ATPase has translation MQNYVKTGCVSLDKLLGGGFPTQSVSLIYGEAETGKTSLAVQCAVTSARRGIKSLFIDTDGTFSYERLSQIAEYDYEKISPLLIIMRPITFQEQSHALDQLEKIITNKFGLIVVDTVTSLYRAELDDTEKTYVSNRELNRQMAVLKQIAKTRNVAVIVVSQVRAVPVGESVKTKPVATRVLNYWSDIVLDMRQSGQTRVIRVLREKHPTIKGTGYVHVKIESSGIADYRH, from the coding sequence TTGCAGAATTATGTAAAAACTGGATGTGTTTCCCTTGACAAACTACTAGGAGGAGGCTTCCCCACACAATCTGTTTCCTTGATTTATGGAGAAGCAGAAACAGGAAAAACCTCTCTTGCAGTTCAATGCGCAGTCACCAGCGCACGACGAGGAATCAAATCCCTATTCATCGACACCGACGGAACCTTCTCCTACGAACGCCTATCCCAAATCGCAGAATACGATTACGAAAAAATTTCCCCCCTTTTGATTATAATGCGCCCCATCACCTTTCAGGAACAATCCCACGCCCTTGACCAGCTAGAAAAAATCATAACAAACAAGTTTGGATTGATTGTGGTCGACACAGTCACCTCGCTGTATCGGGCAGAACTTGATGACACCGAAAAAACCTATGTTTCCAACCGTGAATTAAACCGACAAATGGCAGTTTTGAAACAAATCGCCAAAACCCGAAACGTGGCTGTTATTGTAGTTAGTCAAGTGCGAGCAGTTCCCGTTGGAGAATCAGTTAAAACTAAGCCTGTGGCTACTCGGGTTTTGAATTACTGGTCTGATATTGTTTTGGATATGCGCCAATCTGGCCAAACTCGGGTGATTCGGGTTCTTCGGGAAAAACATCCAACTATCAAGGGAACTGGATACGTCCACGTAAAAATTGAAAGCTCTGGAATCGCCGATTACAGACACTAG
- a CDS encoding CDP-2,3-bis-(O-geranylgeranyl)-sn-glycerol synthase, whose translation MTITLIDIAAALWFIFPAYCANGAPVIFGGGQPMDFGKNFVDGKPLFGSHKTWRGFFAGIIIGTFVGFVQTILYEQILFQYSPQFNYSILLGFMISVGAVTGDLIESCIKRRINRNPGSDLPIADQLDFVLGAFLFSIPISPPPLVYVILILLITIPTHYLTNFGAALLNMKNKRKNK comes from the coding sequence ATGACAATAACCCTAATCGACATCGCCGCCGCATTGTGGTTCATTTTCCCAGCATACTGTGCCAACGGTGCCCCCGTAATTTTTGGTGGCGGCCAACCCATGGACTTTGGAAAAAATTTTGTTGACGGCAAACCCTTATTTGGCTCCCACAAAACCTGGCGAGGATTTTTCGCAGGCATAATAATCGGAACCTTTGTGGGATTTGTTCAAACCATTCTTTACGAGCAGATTCTGTTCCAGTACAGCCCACAGTTTAACTACAGCATACTTTTGGGATTCATGATATCCGTAGGGGCAGTAACCGGAGACCTCATAGAATCCTGCATAAAACGACGAATAAACCGCAACCCCGGAAGCGACCTTCCCATAGCAGACCAACTGGATTTCGTGTTGGGGGCGTTCCTTTTTTCGATTCCTATTTCTCCTCCACCTTTGGTTTATGTGATACTCATTCTGTTGATAACAATCCCAACCCACTATCTAACAAACTTTGGCGCAGCCTTATTGAACATGAAAAATAAACGAAAAAACAAGTAA
- the topA gene encoding DNA topoisomerase I, with product MEKYSLIVTEKPDVAKRIAAALDKQGKPEKREENGVPYFIVKRDRQLVVVPSVGHLYTVTQDGEKKSCYPVFDYKWSPRHLVERDKKFLSKWVEAFSKLSQNADEFMSACDYDIEGSLIGYCILKYACDNKEVLAKRIKFSTLTKSELEKAYENPQEHLNFTFIEAGKTRHEVDWLYGINLSRALSLTTQQERGRYSTLSTGRVQGPTLKTLTEREKTISSFVPTPYWEIKAEIKVGKTVIEAEFEKKRIQTKTEAKKIQQECQNKTGEVSSVDLKTIHQKPPVPFDVGALQREAYTSFGYSPQRTLAVAQRLYLEALISYPRTSSQKLPPVIEYRKILDALKTHRGYKGLASKLLQKESLKPHQGPKDDPAHPAIYPTGKLPETSLGTAERRVWDLIVRRFMAVFGEDAVKESLKVGFEVNKHSFVARGRRILKEGWMQYYKPYVHATERFLPPIKKGDKVWVGQVTVDDRFTCPPSRFNPCSLLKRMEQLQIGTKATRANIIQTLYKRKYVKDERITVTELGFNVAMVLGKYAPLVSSVELTREIEEKMEQIQRGKINKETVVDEVIKQLKSQLTKFKENEETIGKILSQASKKVQIQQQVVGKCPVCGTGDLTVIRSRKTKKRFIGCSNYFEGVCETSFPLPQQGTIKSTKTKCKECGWPQVLVWSRGKKPWSLCFNLNCSLKTRKRKKT from the coding sequence ATGGAAAAATACAGCTTAATAGTCACTGAAAAACCCGATGTCGCAAAACGAATAGCAGCTGCCCTTGACAAACAAGGTAAACCAGAAAAACGTGAAGAAAATGGTGTCCCATATTTTATTGTCAAACGTGACCGACAACTTGTTGTTGTTCCATCTGTTGGTCATCTTTACACCGTCACACAAGATGGGGAGAAAAAAAGCTGTTATCCGGTTTTTGATTACAAATGGTCTCCTCGCCATTTGGTGGAACGGGACAAAAAATTTTTGTCAAAATGGGTTGAGGCATTCTCAAAGCTGTCCCAGAATGCAGATGAATTTATGTCAGCTTGTGATTACGACATCGAGGGAAGCTTGATTGGATATTGTATCTTGAAGTACGCATGTGACAACAAGGAAGTTTTGGCAAAGCGGATAAAGTTTTCTACCCTCACAAAATCTGAACTGGAAAAAGCATACGAAAACCCTCAAGAGCACTTGAATTTTACGTTCATAGAAGCAGGAAAAACGAGGCATGAAGTTGATTGGTTGTACGGAATTAACCTTTCTCGAGCATTAAGTTTAACAACCCAACAAGAAAGGGGAAGGTACTCAACTTTGAGCACAGGAAGGGTTCAAGGTCCAACGTTAAAGACTCTAACAGAAAGAGAAAAAACAATCAGCAGTTTTGTGCCAACTCCGTACTGGGAAATTAAAGCAGAAATTAAAGTGGGTAAGACAGTTATTGAGGCTGAGTTTGAAAAAAAGCGGATTCAAACCAAAACAGAAGCAAAAAAAATCCAACAGGAATGCCAAAACAAAACCGGTGAAGTGTCAAGTGTTGATTTAAAGACAATTCATCAAAAGCCTCCTGTTCCCTTTGATGTGGGGGCTTTACAACGGGAAGCCTACACCAGTTTTGGTTATTCTCCTCAACGCACATTAGCAGTTGCTCAGCGGTTGTATCTTGAGGCTTTGATTTCGTATCCTAGAACAAGCAGTCAAAAGTTGCCGCCAGTAATTGAGTATAGAAAGATTCTGGATGCTCTGAAAACTCACAGGGGATACAAAGGGTTAGCTTCAAAACTTTTGCAAAAAGAAAGCCTGAAACCCCATCAAGGACCTAAAGACGACCCTGCTCATCCTGCAATTTATCCTACAGGAAAGTTACCTGAAACGTCCCTGGGAACGGCGGAAAGAAGAGTGTGGGACCTTATTGTGCGGCGGTTTATGGCTGTTTTTGGGGAAGATGCGGTTAAGGAATCCCTGAAAGTAGGCTTTGAAGTGAATAAACACAGTTTTGTGGCGAGAGGAAGACGGATTCTAAAGGAGGGCTGGATGCAATACTACAAACCTTATGTGCATGCAACAGAACGCTTTTTGCCTCCCATTAAAAAAGGGGATAAAGTTTGGGTGGGTCAGGTTACGGTGGATGACAGGTTTACTTGCCCTCCGTCTCGTTTTAATCCGTGTAGTCTTTTGAAAAGGATGGAACAGTTACAAATTGGAACAAAAGCTACCCGGGCAAATATTATTCAAACTCTTTACAAGCGCAAATATGTCAAAGATGAGAGGATAACAGTAACAGAACTGGGCTTCAATGTTGCCATGGTTTTGGGCAAGTATGCTCCGTTGGTGTCTTCCGTGGAGTTAACCCGAGAAATTGAAGAAAAAATGGAACAGATACAGAGAGGAAAAATCAACAAAGAAACAGTTGTCGATGAAGTTATCAAACAATTAAAGTCCCAATTAACAAAATTCAAAGAAAACGAAGAAACCATCGGCAAAATTTTGAGTCAAGCTTCAAAAAAAGTCCAAATACAACAACAGGTAGTTGGGAAATGTCCGGTTTGTGGCACTGGAGATTTAACAGTTATTCGTTCCCGAAAAACCAAGAAGCGGTTTATTGGGTGCAGCAACTATTTTGAGGGGGTTTGTGAAACTTCATTTCCGTTGCCTCAGCAGGGAACGATTAAATCAACAAAAACCAAGTGTAAGGAGTGTGGTTGGCCTCAGGTTTTGGTTTGGTCGCGAGGGAAAAAGCCGTGGAGTTTGTGTTTTAATCTTAATTGTTCTTTGAAAACTAGAAAGAGGAAAAAAACATGA